In Choloepus didactylus isolate mChoDid1 chromosome X, mChoDid1.pri, whole genome shotgun sequence, a genomic segment contains:
- the LOC119523672 gene encoding lactosylceramide 1,3-N-acetyl-beta-D-glucosaminyltransferase-like, which translates to MDIRMFVSGRRVKKWQFVQLFATCFILSLTFFGGLNDNPIVNHMKSYSYRYLINSYDFVNDSLTLKHSPEGATSYQYLINHKEKCQAQDVLLLLFVKSAPENYGRHSAIRKTWGNDKYVRSQLNANIKTLFALGTPSNPLKREEMQRKLELENQMYNDIIQQDFVDSFYNLTLKLLLQFRWANTFCPHARFLMTADDDIFIHMPNLIEYLQSLKQIGVQDFWIGHVHRGSPPIRDKSSKYYVSYDMYQWPAYPDYTAGAAYVISSDVAAKVYEASQTLNSSLYIDVVFMGLCANKMGIVPQSHVFFSGEGKTPYHPSIYEKMMTSHGHVQDLQDLWQDATDAKVKTISKGFFGQIYCRLIKIVLLCRVFYVNTYPCSAAFA; encoded by the coding sequence ATGGACATCAGAATGTTTGTTAGTGGCAGAAGAGTCAAAAAATGGCAGTTTGTTCAGTTATTTGCCACTTGTTTTATACTAAGCCTTACGTTTTTTGGGGGACTGAATGATAATCCAATAGTGAACCATATGAAGTCCTACTCTTACAGATACCTCATAAATAGCTATGACTTTGTGAATGATAGCCTGACTCTTAAGCACAGCCCAGAGGGGGCTACCAGCTACCAGTACTTGattaaccacaaagaaaagtgTCAAGCCCAAGATGTCCTGCTTTTACTGTTTGTAAAGAGTGCTCCTGAAAACTACGGCCGTCATTCTGCAATTAGAAAAACATGGGGCAATGATAAGTATGTTCGATCTCAACTTAATGCCAACATCAAAACTCTGTTTGCCTTAGGAACTCCTTCTAATccactgaagagagaagaaatgcaaagaaaactgGAACTGGAAAACCAAATGTACAACGATATAATTCAGCAAGactttgttgattctttctacaATCTTACTCTTAAATTACTTCTGCAGTTTAGGTGGGCAAATACATTTTGTCCACATGCCAGATTCCTTATGACTGCAGACGATGATATATTTATTCACATGCCAAATCTTATTGAATACCTTCAAAGTTTAAAACAAATTGGTGTTCAAGATTTTTGGATTGGCCATGTTCACCGTGGTTCTCCTCCCATCAGAGACAAAAGCAGCAAATACTACGTCTCCTATGACATGTACCAGTGGCCAGCTTACCCTGACTATACCGCTGGAGCTGCCTATGTGATCTCCAGTGATGTAGCCGCCAAAGTCTACGAGGCATCACAGACACTTAACTCTAGTCTTTACATAGACGTTGTGTTCATGGGCCTCTGTGccaataaaatggggatagtaccACAATcccatgtgtttttttctggggaagGTAAAACTCCTTATCATCCTTCCATCTATGAAAAAATGATGACGTCTCATGGACACGTACAAGACCTTCAGGACCTTTGGCAGGATGCCACGGATGCTAAAgtaaaaacaatttcaaaaggtTTTTTTGGTCAAATTTACTGTAGGTTAATTAAGATAGTTCTCCTTTGCAGAGTGTTCTATGTCAACACTTATCCTTGTTCGGCTGCGTTTGCCTAA